One genomic window of Panicum hallii strain FIL2 chromosome 6, PHallii_v3.1, whole genome shotgun sequence includes the following:
- the LOC112898133 gene encoding cysteine protease 1-like: MARTEAQARAMYDLWLVRHGKAYTNAIGGDVEHDRRFRAFWDNLRFVDAHNARAGARGYRLGMNRFADLTNEEFRATYLGASAAGSRGRTNADGKRYRHVRRRRGPEFVDWRQRGVVAPVKNQVHCGSCWAFSAVGAVEGINKIVTGSLVTLSEQGLVDCSKNGQNSGCNGGMMDDAFAFIAWNSGIDTDEDYPYTARDGKCDLAKKGRKVVSIDGFEDRPRNDEMSLQKAVAHQPVTVAIEAGGRQFQLYESVS, translated from the exons ATGGCGCGGACGgaggcccaggcgcgcgcgatGTACGACCTGTGGCTCGTGCGGCACGGCAAGGCGTACACCAACGCCATCGGCGGCGACGTCGAGCACGACCGCCGCTTCCGGGCGTTCTGGGACAACCTCAGGTTCGTGGACGCGCACAACGCCcgcgccggcgcgcgcggctACCGCCTCGGGATGAACCGCTTCGCCGACCTCACCAACGAGGAGTTCCGCGCCACCTACCTCGGCGCCAGCGCCGCGGGCAGCAGGGGACGCACAAACGCTGACGGGAAGAGATACCGCCACGTACGACGGCGTCGAGGCCCGGAGTTCGTGGACTGGAGGCAGAGGGGCGTCGTCGCTCCCGTCAAGAACCAAGTTCATTGCG GTAGCTGCTGGGCGTTCTCCGCGGTCGGCGCGGTGGAAGGGATCAACAAGATCGTCACCGGCAGCCTCGTGACGCTGTCGGAGCAGGGGCTGGTGGACTGCTCCAAGAACGGGCAGAACAGCGGGTGCAACGGCGGGATGATGGACGACGCCTTCGCCTTCATCGCCTGGAACAGCGGCATCGACACCGACGAGGACTACCCCTATACCGCCCGGGACGGCAAGTGCGACCTCGCGAAGAAGGGCCGCAAGGTCGTGTCCATCGACGGCTTCGAGGACCGTCCCCGGAACGACGAGATGTCGCTGCAGAA